The genomic window AGAGATAGCATAATACGAATTTAATCAAAGAAGCCACTCAGATTATGGGAGGAGTCAGAGTTATTCACAAAATACTGTTAGACGGATAAGGGATGACTATAAGCAGACTGGGGAGGGGGAAACAATACGAGAGAGTGTTTGTCACCGTCTCCTCCTCCTTCTCATGATATAAATGAAGCTTACACAGTGCGAGCACAATTCCTGAACAGGAGATTCAACAGGATACACAGACTACAACtcaacatattcattcattcaatgaatATTAACACCTCTAATACAGGAAATAACCAATACAATCATATACACGAGCAGTTTTTATATCTTTAGAGCAGTTTTTATATCTTCAGAGCAAATATGTTGAGATCATGGATACTATTTCTAAGTTATTGCCTTAGTGCCGGGAAAGCATTCACGACTAATTCGGATGCAACAAGAAAGCAGCAGTACCAGATCCAGAACGGGCCGTGCACGTACACCTTTCTACTGCCGGAATCGCAAAACTGTGGAGGCCCTTCAAAAACCTACACCGAACAAGTGCAGAGAGATGACCCGGTTGACTGGAACAGACTGGAGCAACTAGAGAGCATCATTGAGAACAACACACAGTGGCTGCAAAAGGTAAGTAAAcgtgattaatttatttattttgaaaatacaaatacattttagcAAAATCAATATCAATACATATTGGTATTTTAactatcagtggtgtaaagtaactaatttcaAATActtaaactactgtaattgagtagtttttctcaggaatcaattcgtttttaaaaatgtgtgcatttagtttcccttgagtacatttttagtgcagtatctgtacttttactccactcctttccttcatcctgcagtcactactttattttttcttgtctatgggaattagaaaaatcagtcctgtgattcctgtccaatcaaatcacacatttgaggtaaatcgcctcataatgaactagctcaagacatgggcgatttataaatgcagcaaactggaagtaaacatgtaaacattcaAAATCCAaggtccaagaagatgtccaaaatctttacatgcacaGACCCAGAGACATGTCATGCATTCCTATTTGATGCATgtcaccagggcttgacattaactttttttgatcaaCAGCCAGTGTGGCTATAGTTTTCCAACCACTCGCCGTTTTCACAAGCCAatcttttgttgttgggaaaatagattttttttatgcataaatatgacttgcTAAAAATACTTGATTTAGATTGTCTGGAATGTCCACacgcctcctcattcatttcactttttgtgtgtgttgtgtatgagcttgctcagtgGGCATAAGCACATAGGTCATGGTTTCGTAGTGTtgcattacaattagtttttatttcacatcactTTTTTAAAGCTCAAAAGATTTACCAAATGTATCTCTGAcaccagtaaaaataaataagtaattatttcttagccacaaatattaaatgtgtcaaaataaagcaaaatatagctgtatactatactttgtatttaacaaaacattaaaaaaaaaaaaagtttataccaGTTAACTTTAAAGGAAATTAAAGTCCTATATTCTGTTCAAataatggttaaagcgaaagcaaccagAGCTGCGTTCAAAAAGAccaatctggagctcttgaaagcagcaggacagTGGGTGCATGGACATAACTTTTggtctagtctatttgaaagagaaccgatcacaccaGTTGCTTTCCAGGCAGGGTTGTTTTaagcaaggaaacgggagcgtgCACATGTTTTAAACAGTCATCATAATCAGCTGTTGGTGATAGTggttatcctctcattcggtttTCAACCGCCTTTCTTTTGCCCGCatgaacaaaattatatttgtcagtcatgctgcttctcgaATCTAAGATTgcatttgcacgaatattgggccatccttattgtcgaaccctgcttttatgAAAactacaacttaaaaaaaaatttcaaccagccaaagtggctagtggaggtggctgtctaacctgccacagcTAAAATCTACCTGCGTTTGGCAGGTGTTATTGTAAAGccctgcatgtcactgatgacaaGATGACaggtgtttactgtatgatgaccaaaatggcctttatcacccagcaggcacaagacatcaacatgacaacagattgacattgtaccccaacttCGTGgggacgctgcattttgtttggaaatgaaaattgggtttacATCAAAACCCAACGTTAAGGCgtacatcaatgtccaacgtccaatctgaaatcaaccaaatatcaacgtctattgATGTTACAGCTAGATGTTGTGTGGACGGTACCAATATGACCTCTATCAGATTttagattttagttgccatatcTGACGTAAaattgtcagtatttgatgtcaatatgacgttggtttaagatgttggcacaACGTGATTAATATGTAGATTTACACAGCTTGGCAGCCTCTTTAATTGTGTAAGATCACGTTTCTAAGAATTTCTCTTTTAAAGTTATAACGTGTCAACGTTTGGTCCAATGTCGAATCAATGGCACTTTTCTGAGTTTTCCGGGTTAGTTTCTGGAAAACCGAAAGCCAGATCAGTtcgaaaagatatagcaactcaaGTCAGACTAGTCTAAATTTCTGGCCgaagtttggtggtcatagcattaaagccctgggaggagaagttGGTAAATATTGGGCTCAGAAAAAGGAATAAGTTTAGGTAGCATAACAGCATGTTGGCTTTCTCAggccaataaaataataataataattctgacgtgAACTGTACTTTGTATTTTGCTGGACAAAAACTAAATctaatataatttgtattttaatactttGAGACTGTATTTTATATCTGGCATAATAGGACTAGCATAAAAGTTCATCACATTTACCCGtctgccctttcagctgcaacccatcactgggaaacacccacacactctcattcacacacatacactacggacaattatgcttacccaattcacctgtaccgcatgtctttggactgtgggagaaaccggagcacccggaggaaacccacgcaaatgcagcgagaacatgcaaactccacacagaaacgccaactgacccagccgaggctcaaaccagcgactttcttgcagtgaggtgacagcactacctactgcgcctcatGGTTTATCAGCTAttctaatagagaagactccagatctgtttttacattactgtaatgattgggtttagggttggggtagatgttaataaaatacaattaatgggaagtttaataaataatataaataatttcgaCCACAGCCGTAtatgatctatagctgattaaccatgtggatggatgataacagccttctaagcCTACTAGTAGGCCCAGAAGGACCATActtgcccatatctatcagctgaaaaCTACTAATAACTCCCATTCAAtggagtgataacatttgaatggGCTGAATAGTCCGACCCTGTCGACACTGGCTAATCACAACACATGTGACTTTTGTTCTTTTCTAAACACattagtcaaaattataagcaTTCGCTTTTCATCACAAAAAGCCTACTAACCCATACGATACATTCTTGAGGAGATAAACTTCActcaaaaaatactttttctgCGTGTTCAAACTACTCACCAAATACTTgtagtttcaactcattttaaataacttaaatgttttatgttcaatccacctacatttgtaaaaatgattaaattaaccTAATTGATTTGGGTTTGAACAGCAAGATGTTATTGTGTGGAACccgacatttttaaacatatataatGTTAAAGTATTAGATTATGATGTTTCCACATTATAATGACAAAATATGAGATTGTGCCAGGCAGTCTTCTGCATGTTTAATCATCGCATATAATTTGTCATTGCTTGAAAATGTAGCCCaccataataaatgtaaaatctattCAGTCTCAACCGAAAAGAACAGGATGTGGAGCCTTTAGAAACATCTCCAATCTTAAAAGATTATGGAAGATTGCATCTTGGAATGGTAAAATATCCTGAGTAGtgttttatgatttatttgaTGCTAAATCATTCTAACCAATGTTGAACTTTGTTTTGTGAAATATATTTTCGCTTACAATTCAAAGGTAATAGGGTGTAGTCTAATCTAAAAATGTACCTGGAtctgcaaaagttacattcagCATCCCAATACAACAGAAAGAAACGTTCTCTCACATAAATCGAATACACCTCAAAAGAGTAACACTATTCAGTGGCATTTAGAATTTCCTTTCATTTCATTTGCATTCATGAATTCAGCGGCAACAGATCTAAAACATGCTCATATGATCCTATCCACAGCTGGAGAACTACATCGAGGAGAACCTCAAACAAGACATGGTCCAAATCCAAAATAATGCAGTGCAAAACCACACCGTGACCATGATCAAGATTGGGACCAGTCTCCTGAGTCAGACAGCAGAGCAATCACGCAAAATCACAACTGTTGAAGCACAGGTAAAGGTTGACACGTCTCTCTAATCCAGCCAGCAGTGGTTCAGTTTCAGGACCTAATAAGGCTCAATAATAATACCAACTTGACACATCAGTTAAATGTGTACTGTCATCAAATTAAATGAACAGTATAGATGGCTCAAAGGACAGCTGCTACTGCATTGCCTTAAATTACCTTTATAAGGTCATACAAAAGGAAACACAATGTTATTGCGTACACGTCTAAAATGTTCAAAAGATGATTTTAAAATTTAAGCTCAAGGGTTTTCTAGAGTAAAAATTGGTGTCGGCTGGTTTGGGGAGAAATAAAGCTCTGCTCACTTCATTGGTTGATAAGCATGTCACACAAAGAAAACAGTCATGCTTTTGTTTATAGATGAAAATGTGTCtaaacatgtttatatatttaacacAATCACTGATCAAATAAGGCCttggtggggaaaaaaaaaggctcattctgaaaacgtagccctatatccATTTCTGTACATCGCTGATTATGTAGCCAGATCTAGgtatggctgtattttgtcttttaaatgaATGCTGCAGGGCAATATGACGCTGTTGCTTTTCgcgcaaaaaataaaataaacaagtaaataacagggtgagaatgtggttaaatttgaaaatttggtaaaaaaaaaaacaggcgagggattttctttttctgaattggtttttaaaactgttggttgggtttagggaagtgggtgggcaggttaATCTGTGctgttgaaaacactattggttgggttcagggattGAGGAGAgttggtcagtcaatcagtcaacagctgcctctggtggatttatgcgaaaaCAGCAGATACGAAtgtcactcgcgagagaaatttgagatttaaaaaaaaatgtacacagaaGCCTCtgttggatttgcaaaaacaaaaagtgcaaaaaaaaaaacaaaaaaacatggtaggtctcctgggacgtatttggcactcttcaAAAACGCATAtggcggtacgttttcagaatgagcctgggttaaaaatTTAAATGCAGGAAAAATCCTGAAACtgtattttacaaacaaaaaaagtaaaaaaaaaaaaaaaaaactaaagaaagcTTAATTCACTCACAAGTTAAAGGTAAATTCTCATAGTTTGAAATGTTGTTTAGTTTACTTTCAGTGGTAAACCCAATGTCTATTTTTATCATTAGGTTATTAACCAAACAACTCGAATTGAACGTCAGCTTCTTGAGAATTCCATTTCGACCAGCAAGCTTGAAAAGGAGTTTCTTCAGCAGATTAATGAAATcaacaaactaaaagaaaaaaacaggtaACAAATAACAAAGCtgcttagaaaaaaataataataaaaaaacaccacTCAGTTAAATTCACATATAGCTTTTGCCATTTTTccccaaagtttttttttatattatcttgTCCCCTTGTAGTTTCCTAGAGAAAGGAATAGAAGACATGGAAGGAAAGAGGAACACAGAGCTGGAGACCTTGAAAGAGGAGAAGGAAGAGCTGAAGAAGCTGGTGGAGATGCTGGCTAAGGTCATAAAAGAGATGGAGCAACAAGTGTCGAGCACATCCTCTGATAACACTGCcatgaagcagcagcagcaggagctGACAAACACAGTCAACAATTTAATCCAAACGATCTCTgtgacaaggcaaggcaaggcacaTTTAATTTATTGAGCACAAATTTAATATAGCTATAATTGATCCGACAACCTTTGCAATAACATTAAATCAGAAAATTGAAGATAAGCAAGTAGAACACACTGAACTATTGAAGGTGATTTATGTCAAAAGAGCAGAAATAGCTACAGTACATAACAAgcgataatataaataaaaatattatatgaattCAATAATGTAATAGCTATAAATTTATATGATATGCCTAagttaatacattaaataacttGCCATTAGTATTTGTGTAGTATATAATCATATTATAATtcaatttgctttaaaaaaaaaaaaaagtattattttacgTTACGTATtaacttatttaataaatttatttattttggtttaccAATAAGGTTGCACTTTTTTCCAGGTAGCAATTCTGCAATGATGCAGGACAACCCAGATCAGTTAATTGACTGTGCTGTAGTTTTCAAGCAAGGGAACAAGAAAAGCGGTGTCTACTCATTGACCATACCTGGTACAAAACAACAGTTCAAGGTAACGTCCTTCACATCGATCACACTAATCAGGGTCATGAAACTCCCAAATACATTTTTGAGATGCTTAAAGacacagggctctattttaatgaccAAGGTGAaaatctaaagcgcatggcgcaaaagcattaagggcatgccGAATCCACTTTAGCTATTTTAGGGACGGAGAAATACGCTTTGCTCcttggtgcatggtctaacagggttgtgctcattctcaatgagttatgggtgtgttttgagcataatgtgcattaaacctaTCAGAGTCTTGTCTCTCATTCACCAAGAGTCCAATCGCACTATGGAGCATTTGCtatacatggcggactttgtaagtagaaaaactgaaagcttcactagcgagaaaacagttaaacagagcatctacagcgttaggataaagaatgagccttctccactcggcctctttacttttacacCTTTAATTTTGTTAAGTAAAcagtgttgtatgcactccactgaagacatccattagcctacatatttaattttgtctgttaagagcaaagatttgtttcaaaactatttctaaatttagttcttatttactgcaaatgaataaatgaacaataataacaaagcgGGGTTAAAAAccttatatccaaacacacgtcctgctCTTATCCTCCATATGATGATGCATTTGTCTCCAAAACCctacaggtggacaaatctaaacttgtttttattaaaacgactataaatatgcatataataaactgctaataataataacaacattatgcAAATGCAAGTtctcacaaactgaaaaaagacccccccccccatttttttcaaatataaagatatttgtgtgttgctgtacatcctgtgtgtattaagcaatgtgtaagcattctGACCTTCATCGGTGCATAACCAACACGCTTTGCACTGGACTtcagagcagcttttagttggtcaatggcacggtCTATTTcacttccttaaaatagcaacgtgtcaacgatgcgccttaacacacctccttttcagaccagcacgcCACAAAGTGGCTAAAATGGATTTGCTGTTTGAACAtggcacaaaacgtgaaaattacagttgtgctggtctaaaaatagcaacaaatcgagCCATACACGTCTTGCGGCTTATTGCACCGGGGTATGTGAGAGCCCATAGACTTGTacatacatctatatatatacagttgtatattattagtcctcctgtagCTTATATTTTCTGCCCAATTAATGTTTAACAAAGGGAATACTTTTTGGCAACTTAACTGCCTTTATAGACTTCTGAAAAAGTGGccaaaaaggttaaaaaaaaactggtagAAAGCCTTGACAAATTGTGAATTTTTGTTTCCAGGCCTACTGTGACATGGAGACAGATGGAGGTGGATGGACAGTAATACAGAAGCGCTTTAATGGCCTTGTTGATTTTCATCAGACATGGAAAAATTACACCATGGTAAGGATTTAATGGCATCCACATCCTTTTTTGCTCTCTCTTGACAAATCGAAACTGCTCTGAAACATGAAATTGACGTATTTTTCTACTTCAGGGGTTTGGTGACATCTCAGGTGAACACTGGTTGGGGAATGAAATCATCTCCAAGTTGACACAAGAAAAACAACACACCCTTAGGATCGATCTGATGGACTGGGAGGGGAATATGGCCTTTTCAAAATATAGCCAGTTCTCACTCGATGGAGAGAAGCAGAATTACAGGTGACAAATTTACTTATGCTTAGAATATATGTAAGATTTACCCTGTGTCTCCatctacagctgaagtcaaaatgattagccctcttgtgaatttatttttaaatatttctcaaactaTGATTAACTGAGTAAGaacatttcacagtatttcctatatatattttttttcttctggataaagtcttgtttgttttagcccccttaagcatttttttttctgttgactaCAGAACATACCCAATTGCCTAAttagtaacttgcctaattaacctaaatatgccttttaatgtcactttaagttgaatacttgtaccttgaaaaatatctagtaaaatattatgtactgtcatcatggcaaagataaaaaaaaaaacagttattagaaattagttattaaaatggtaatgtttagaaatgtgttgaaaataattctccaattttggttcttgcaacacatttaaaaaaaatagatggGACAgaagcaatttagggctagtaaatTGGTTAATTAAAGATGTGAATTGaagcaggtgatgtcaacaggtgattgtaattgtgatttggtacaaaagcagcatcaaagaaaggtctagtcctgtttgccaacaaatatgtgagaaaattaatgaaatgtttcaaaacaatgttcctcaaagaaagataggacaTTTTAGAAAGATAGGAGGACATGTGCAAAACATAATTAAGAGATTCAtcaaatctggaggaatttcagtgcctaAAAGACAAGAGCGTAAGCCTTAACTGAACAACCGTGAACTCCAATCCatcaggcggcactgcatcaagaattgcCATTCATccataagcgatatcaccacatgggctcaggactacctTTGTCAAGTATCACAATATGTacttacatccacaaatgccagttaaaactgtactgtgccaaagaaagccctatgttaacagtgtccagaaatgCCATCTAGGCATCTACCACCACACAGTGGAAAAGTGTACTGTGGTCAGTTGAATCTGAATTTCTTGGGTGAAATGGATGCTGTGTGCTGCGGACCagagaagaaaaggatcatccagactattaccagcaacaagtccaaaagccagggtctgtcatggtatggggttgtgtcagtgcccttggcaaaggtaacttgcacttctgtgatggcagcAGTAACGCTGAAAAGTGCAAAGAGATTTTGGAGAACAATATGCTGCCTTTTCCAAGGACgctcatgcatatttcaacaagacaatgcaaaaccacattctgcacacattacaaagtccttgctagaggaagaggatacaggtactt from Danio rerio strain Tuebingen ecotype United States chromosome 13, GRCz12tu, whole genome shotgun sequence includes these protein-coding regions:
- the angpt2a gene encoding angiopoietin-2a precursor (The RefSeq protein has 6 substitutions compared to this genomic sequence); translation: MLRSWILFLSYCLGAGKAFTTNSDATRKQQYQIQNGPCTYTFLLPETQNCGGPSKTYTEQVQRDDPVDWNRLEQLESIIENNTQWLQKLENYIEENLKQDMVQIQNNAVQNHTVTMIKIGTSLLSQTAEQSRKITTVEAQVINQTTRIERQLLENSISTSKLEKEFLQQINEINKLKEKNSFLEKGIEDMEGKRNTELETLKEEKEELKKLVEMLAKVIKEMEQQVSSTSSDNTAMKQQQQELTNTVNNLIQTISVTRQGSNSAMMQDNPDQLIDCAVVFKQGNKKSGVYSLTIPGTKQQFKAYCDMGTDGGGWTVIQKRFNGLVDFHQTWKNYTMGFGDISGEHWLGNEIISKLTQEKQHTLRIDLMDWEGNTAFSKYSQFSLDGEKQNYRISLNGYSGTAGRTSSMGQTGGDFSAKDLDNDKCVCKCSQMLSGGWWFDACGPSNLNGIYYQQGQNTNRFNGIKWYYWKGSAYSLKATTMMIRPANF
- the angpt2a gene encoding angiopoietin-2a isoform X1, which translates into the protein MVQIQNNAVQNHTVTMIKIGTSLLSQTAEQSRKITTVEAQVINQTTRIERQLLENSISTSKLEKEFLQQINEINKLKEKNSFLEKGIEDMEGKRNTELETLKEEKEELKKLVEMLAKVIKEMEQQVSSTSSDNTAMKQQQQELTNTVNNLIQTISVTRQGSNSAMMQDNPDQLIDCAVVFKQGNKKSGVYSLTIPGTKQQFKAYCDMETDGGGWTVIQKRFNGLVDFHQTWKNYTMGFGDISGEHWLGNEIISKLTQEKQHTLRIDLMDWEGNMAFSKYSQFSLDGEKQNYRINLNGYSGTAGRTGSMGQTGGDFSAKDLDNDKCVCKCSQMLSGGWWFDACGPSNLNGIYYQQGQNTNRFNGIKWYYWKGSAYSLKATTMMIRPANF